In the genome of Streptomyces sp. NBC_00190, one region contains:
- a CDS encoding SDR family oxidoreductase yields the protein MTDSTDEKNNTERGIDSGKVALITGASRGIGYGIAEALIARGDRLCITGRNEDALKEAVERLGADRVIGVAGKAHDEAHQAVAVERTMEAFGRVDFLVNNAGTNPVFGPIADLDLGVARKVFETNVISALGFAQQTWHAWQKDNGGAIVNIASIAGVSASPFIGAYGMSKAAMINLTLQLAHEMAPGVRVNAIAPAVVKTKFAQALYEGREQEASAAYPLGRLGVPEDIGGATAFLTSAQAEWITGQTLVVDGGMFLNAGVH from the coding sequence ATGACGGACAGCACGGACGAAAAGAACAACACGGAACGCGGCATCGACAGCGGCAAGGTCGCGCTGATCACCGGGGCGAGCCGGGGCATCGGCTACGGCATCGCCGAGGCGCTGATCGCGCGGGGCGACCGGCTCTGCATCACCGGACGCAACGAGGACGCCCTCAAGGAGGCCGTCGAGCGGCTCGGCGCCGACCGGGTGATCGGGGTGGCCGGGAAAGCGCACGACGAGGCCCACCAGGCCGTCGCCGTCGAGCGCACCATGGAGGCCTTCGGTCGCGTGGACTTCCTGGTGAACAACGCCGGCACCAATCCGGTCTTCGGCCCGATCGCGGACCTGGACCTCGGAGTCGCGCGCAAGGTCTTCGAGACCAATGTGATCTCGGCGCTCGGCTTCGCCCAGCAGACCTGGCACGCCTGGCAGAAGGACAACGGCGGGGCGATCGTGAACATCGCCTCCATCGCCGGCGTCTCCGCGTCGCCCTTCATCGGCGCCTACGGCATGAGCAAGGCCGCCATGATCAACCTCACGCTCCAGCTCGCCCACGAGATGGCGCCCGGGGTCCGGGTCAACGCGATCGCGCCCGCGGTGGTCAAGACGAAGTTCGCGCAGGCGCTCTACGAGGGCCGGGAACAGGAGGCCTCGGCCGCCTATCCGCTCGGCCGGCTCGGGGTCCCGGAGGACATCGGAGGGGCCACCGCATTTCTTACATCTGCACAAGCGGAATGGATCACGGGGCAAACTCTCGTCGTCGACGGGGGAATGTTCCTCAATGCCGGTGTGCACTGA
- the fabG gene encoding 3-oxoacyl-ACP reductase FabG produces MSTTEQRVAIVTGAARGIGAATAVRLAAEGRAVAVLDLDEAACKDTVEAITAAGGKALAVGCDVSDGAQVEAAVARVASELGAPTILVNNAGVLRDNLLFKMTETDWDTVMNVHLRGAFLMSKACQKYMVEAKFGRIVNLSSSSALGNRGQVNYSAAKAGLQGFTKTLAIELGKFGVTANAVAPGFIVTEMTAQTAARVGMGFEDFQAAAATQIPVQRVGRPDDIANAIAFFTGEAAGFVSGQVMYVAGGPLN; encoded by the coding sequence ATGTCCACCACCGAGCAGCGCGTAGCGATCGTGACCGGGGCGGCCCGGGGCATCGGCGCGGCCACTGCCGTACGCCTGGCCGCCGAGGGCCGGGCCGTCGCCGTACTCGACCTCGACGAGGCGGCCTGCAAGGACACCGTGGAGGCGATCACGGCGGCCGGCGGCAAGGCCCTGGCGGTCGGCTGCGACGTCTCCGACGGCGCGCAGGTGGAAGCGGCCGTCGCGCGCGTCGCGAGCGAGCTCGGCGCCCCGACCATCCTGGTCAACAACGCGGGCGTGCTGCGCGACAACCTGCTCTTCAAGATGACCGAGACCGACTGGGACACGGTCATGAACGTCCACCTGCGCGGTGCCTTCCTGATGTCGAAGGCCTGTCAGAAGTACATGGTGGAGGCCAAGTTCGGCCGCATCGTGAACCTCTCCAGCAGCTCGGCGCTCGGCAACCGCGGCCAGGTCAACTACTCCGCCGCCAAGGCCGGTCTGCAGGGCTTCACCAAGACCCTGGCCATCGAGCTCGGCAAGTTCGGCGTCACCGCCAATGCCGTCGCCCCCGGCTTCATCGTCACCGAGATGACCGCCCAGACGGCCGCCCGCGTCGGCATGGGTTTCGAGGATTTCCAGGCGGCCGCCGCCACCCAGATCCCCGTCCAGCGCGTCGGGCGCCCGGACGACATCGCGAACGCGATCGCCTTCTTCACGGGCGAGGCCGCGGGCTTCGTCTCCGGCCAGGTCATGTACGTGGCCGGCGGCCCGCTCAACTGA
- a CDS encoding DUF3037 domain-containing protein, giving the protein MTKRDVFEYALVRVVPRMERGECFNAGVIVYCRARSYVAARTHLDETKLMVLDPGADVAGVRAALHGVEGVCTGGESAGQAAGDDAGRRFRWLIAPRSTVVQPGPVHTGLTADPAAEVERLLDLLVR; this is encoded by the coding sequence GTGACCAAGCGGGACGTGTTCGAGTACGCGCTGGTGCGTGTGGTGCCCCGGATGGAGCGCGGCGAGTGTTTCAACGCCGGCGTGATCGTCTACTGCCGGGCGCGTTCGTACGTGGCGGCGCGCACCCATCTCGACGAGACGAAGCTGATGGTGCTGGATCCCGGGGCCGACGTGGCCGGGGTACGGGCCGCGCTGCACGGCGTGGAGGGCGTGTGTACGGGCGGCGAGTCCGCCGGTCAGGCGGCGGGTGACGACGCGGGGCGGCGGTTCCGGTGGCTGATCGCGCCGCGCAGCACGGTGGTGCAGCCGGGGCCGGTGCACACCGGCCTGACGGCCGATCCCGCCGCCGAGGTGGAGCGGCTGCTGGATCTGCTGGTCCGCTGA
- a CDS encoding HipA family kinase: protein MLSEVIATRYVTPLREGGSLPGIVEADDLGTYVMKFTGAGQGRKTLVAEVICGRLAQRLGLRVPRLVQMQLDPVIGLGEPDQEVQELLKASGGLNLGMDYLPGSIGFDPLAYQVDPAEAGRVVWFDALINNVDRSWRNPNMLVWHGDVWLIDHGATMIWHHNWPTAEAAAAKPYNASDHVLAPVGPDIAAAAAALAPLVTEELLTEVTADVPDEWLVDEPGFDSTDALRRAYVEALLPRAATIHERISMEAEVKPRSGPPGWLADRLDPRPRKNKSDNE, encoded by the coding sequence ATGCTGTCCGAAGTGATCGCGACCCGTTACGTCACGCCCCTGCGTGAGGGCGGCTCGCTCCCGGGGATCGTCGAGGCCGACGACCTCGGTACCTACGTCATGAAATTCACCGGAGCCGGCCAGGGCCGCAAGACCCTGGTCGCCGAAGTCATCTGCGGGCGCCTCGCCCAGCGGCTGGGCCTGCGGGTCCCGCGGCTGGTGCAGATGCAGCTCGACCCCGTCATCGGGCTCGGCGAGCCCGACCAGGAGGTCCAGGAACTGCTCAAGGCGAGCGGCGGGCTCAACCTCGGCATGGACTACCTGCCCGGGTCGATCGGCTTCGACCCGCTCGCCTACCAGGTCGACCCGGCCGAGGCGGGGCGCGTGGTCTGGTTCGACGCCCTGATCAACAACGTCGACCGGTCCTGGCGCAACCCCAACATGCTCGTCTGGCACGGGGACGTGTGGCTCATCGACCACGGCGCCACCATGATCTGGCACCACAACTGGCCCACCGCCGAGGCCGCCGCCGCCAAGCCGTACAACGCCTCCGACCACGTACTGGCCCCCGTCGGGCCGGACATCGCGGCCGCCGCCGCGGCGCTCGCACCGCTCGTCACCGAGGAACTGCTCACCGAGGTCACGGCCGACGTCCCGGACGAGTGGCTGGTCGACGAGCCGGGCTTCGACTCCACCGACGCGCTGCGCCGCGCCTATGTGGAGGCACTGCTGCCGCGCGCGGCCACGATCCACGAGAGGATCTCGATGGAGGCGGAGGTGAAGCCCCGGTCGGGTCCGCCCGGCTGGCTCGCCGACCGCCTCGACCCCCGCCCCCGGAAGAACAAGAGCGACAACGAGTGA
- a CDS encoding cysteine hydrolase has protein sequence MPDLDNATTALLTVECQNGVVGEESALPELAKEARDSGMLGRVAALADAARGAGVQVLHAVAERRPDGRGANTNARLFRAAGKLPVRQLSGSRAVEVAAPIVVAEQDLVVRRLHGLSPMAGTDLDALLRNLGIRTLVVTGVSSNIAIPNTVFDAVNLGYQVVVPADAIAGVPASCTAEVIRNSLSLVAAITTAEALLKQWAPAS, from the coding sequence ATGCCGGATCTCGACAACGCCACCACGGCGCTGCTCACCGTCGAATGCCAGAACGGCGTCGTCGGCGAGGAGAGCGCCCTGCCCGAGCTCGCGAAGGAAGCCCGGGACTCCGGGATGCTCGGGCGGGTGGCCGCGCTCGCCGACGCCGCGCGGGGGGCCGGGGTGCAGGTGCTGCACGCGGTCGCGGAGCGGCGGCCGGACGGCCGCGGGGCGAACACCAACGCGCGGCTGTTCCGCGCCGCCGGGAAGCTGCCCGTGCGCCAGCTCTCCGGAAGCCGGGCGGTGGAGGTCGCGGCGCCCATCGTCGTGGCCGAGCAGGACCTGGTGGTCCGCCGGTTGCACGGGCTCTCCCCGATGGCCGGCACCGACCTGGACGCCCTGCTGCGCAACCTCGGCATCCGCACGCTCGTCGTCACCGGGGTGTCCTCCAACATCGCCATCCCGAACACCGTCTTCGACGCCGTGAACCTCGGCTACCAGGTCGTGGTCCCGGCCGACGCCATCGCCGGGGTGCCCGCCTCCTGCACCGCCGAGGTGATCCGCAACTCCCTCTCGCTGGTGGCGGCCATCACCACGGCCGAAGCGCTGCTCAAGCAGTGGGCTCCCGCGTCCTGA
- a CDS encoding pyridoxamine 5'-phosphate oxidase family protein produces the protein MDRTQRRGRRIMMSDEEVDAFLREQRTCRVATVSPDGRPHVGALWFAWDGTSLWLYSITRSRRWSDLRGDPRISVVVDSGESYDELRGVELSGSAVFVGEAPRTGEPCPELAEAERIFPVKNFGIEQMPHDGRHAWIRLTPESVVSWDFRKL, from the coding sequence GTGGACAGGACCCAGCGGCGGGGCCGCCGCATCATGATGAGCGACGAGGAGGTGGACGCCTTCCTGCGCGAGCAGCGCACCTGCCGGGTGGCCACGGTCTCCCCCGACGGGCGCCCGCACGTGGGCGCCCTGTGGTTCGCCTGGGACGGCACCTCGCTGTGGCTGTACTCGATCACGCGCAGCCGACGCTGGTCCGACCTGCGCGGGGATCCGCGGATCTCGGTGGTCGTGGACTCCGGCGAGTCCTACGACGAGCTGCGCGGGGTGGAGCTGTCCGGCAGCGCCGTCTTCGTGGGCGAAGCCCCGCGCACCGGCGAACCGTGCCCGGAGCTGGCCGAGGCCGAGCGGATCTTCCCGGTCAAGAACTTCGGCATCGAGCAGATGCCGCACGACGGGCGGCACGCCTGGATCCGCCTGACCCCGGAGTCGGTCGTCTCCTGGGACTTCCGCAAGCTCTAG
- a CDS encoding LysR family transcriptional regulator: MLNLERLRTLDALARHGSVSGAADGLHVTTSAVSQQMAKLEREVGQPLLAKNGRGVRLTDAGRLLADHAARIISQVELAQADVEAQRGCAVGELRIGAFPTAMRGILPQALSALRDGHPDLRALVREQEPEESMAAVVRGDLDLALAIDWHNKRMPVPAELTRTHLLDDSVDIAVPVAHRLADRTEISLSEFADDDWISWNEGQFCHEWLVFTLRGTGIEPRIAHIAEEHHTQLAFVEAGLGVCVAPKLGRGPVPPGVRLLPVCDTVRRHVYVVWRADADRRPSIRAAVDALRQAASAL, encoded by the coding sequence ATGTTGAACCTGGAGCGCCTGCGCACCCTCGACGCCCTCGCCCGCCACGGCTCGGTCAGCGGCGCGGCCGACGGGCTCCACGTCACCACCTCCGCCGTGTCCCAGCAGATGGCCAAGCTGGAGCGCGAGGTCGGCCAGCCCCTGCTGGCCAAGAACGGGCGCGGGGTCCGGCTCACCGACGCCGGGCGGCTGCTCGCGGACCACGCGGCCCGGATCATCTCCCAAGTGGAGCTCGCCCAGGCCGATGTGGAGGCCCAGCGGGGCTGCGCCGTCGGAGAACTGCGCATCGGGGCCTTCCCGACGGCGATGCGCGGAATCCTGCCGCAGGCGCTGTCCGCCCTGCGCGACGGCCATCCGGACCTGCGGGCGCTCGTACGCGAGCAGGAGCCCGAGGAAAGCATGGCCGCCGTGGTGCGCGGGGACCTCGACCTGGCGCTGGCCATCGACTGGCACAACAAGCGCATGCCCGTGCCCGCCGAACTCACCCGGACGCACCTGCTGGACGACTCCGTCGACATCGCGGTCCCGGTCGCCCACCGGCTGGCCGACCGGACCGAGATCTCCCTCTCCGAGTTCGCCGACGACGACTGGATCTCCTGGAACGAGGGACAGTTCTGCCACGAGTGGCTGGTCTTCACGCTCCGCGGTACGGGAATCGAGCCGCGCATCGCCCACATCGCCGAGGAGCACCACACCCAGCTGGCCTTCGTGGAGGCCGGGCTCGGGGTGTGCGTGGCGCCGAAGCTGGGCCGCGGCCCGGTGCCGCCCGGGGTCCGGCTGCTGCCGGTCTGCGACACCGTACGCCGCCACGTGTACGTCGTCTGGCGTGCGGACGCCGACCGCCGGCCCTCCATCCGGGCCGCCGTCGACGCCCTGCGGCAGGCCGCCTCGGCGCTCTGA
- a CDS encoding DMT family transporter encodes MSAPAAPRPTLAAPSPSSTTTTRRGVLLDWRIRFAILSVIWGFSFLLIKVGTEAYAPFQVAMGRVLFGALALLAVLLVRREPLPRGLRPWGHLSVAALLLNTAPFSLFAYAELSIPSSLAGICNATSPLWGMALSLVALSEDRPTRRRFAGLGLGFLGVLTVLGAWQGFSGVDAKGTAFALLASLCYPIGWIYVRRTLAGTPGSPVALTGGQLMVSTLQLGLVSALFTSAPASFPLWPTLSVIALGALGTGMALQMQYGLVSEVGPTTAQMVTYFIPVIATTAGVLVLGEQLHWNTPVGAAIVLAGAALTQSRPAPPKPA; translated from the coding sequence ATGAGCGCACCCGCAGCCCCCCGGCCGACCCTCGCGGCCCCGTCACCGTCCTCCACCACGACCACCCGGCGGGGCGTGCTCCTGGACTGGCGCATCCGCTTCGCGATCCTCTCGGTCATCTGGGGCTTCAGCTTCCTGCTGATCAAGGTGGGCACGGAGGCGTACGCGCCCTTCCAGGTGGCCATGGGCCGGGTCCTGTTCGGCGCGCTCGCCCTCCTGGCCGTGCTCCTCGTCCGCCGCGAGCCGCTGCCGCGCGGGCTGCGCCCCTGGGGCCACCTGAGCGTGGCGGCCCTCCTGCTCAACACCGCCCCGTTCTCGCTCTTCGCGTACGCGGAGCTGAGCATCCCCTCCAGCCTGGCCGGCATCTGCAACGCCACCTCCCCGCTGTGGGGGATGGCGCTGTCCCTGGTCGCCCTGTCCGAGGACCGCCCGACGCGCCGCCGCTTCGCGGGGCTGGGCCTGGGCTTCCTCGGCGTCCTCACCGTCCTCGGCGCCTGGCAGGGCTTCTCCGGGGTCGACGCGAAGGGCACCGCCTTCGCCCTGCTGGCCTCGCTCTGCTACCCCATCGGCTGGATCTACGTCCGCCGCACGCTGGCCGGGACCCCGGGCTCCCCGGTCGCCCTGACCGGCGGCCAGCTCATGGTCTCCACGCTCCAGCTCGGGCTGGTCAGCGCCCTGTTCACCTCGGCTCCGGCCTCGTTCCCGCTCTGGCCGACCCTGTCGGTGATCGCCCTGGGCGCCCTCGGCACGGGCATGGCCCTCCAGATGCAGTACGGCCTGGTCTCGGAGGTCGGCCCGACCACCGCCCAGATGGTCACGTACTTCATCCCGGTCATCGCCACCACGGCGGGCGTCCTGGTCCTCGGCGAACAGCTCCACTGGAACACGCCGGTCGGCGCCGCCATCGTCCTGGCGGGCGCCGCCCTCACCCAGTCCCGCCCCGCCCCGCCCAAGCCCGCCTGA
- a CDS encoding aminotransferase class I/II-fold pyridoxal phosphate-dependent enzyme has translation MLGDYRITGRRASDIAASVEAGVGEGALAPGALLPPMRELAAELGVNPNTVAAAYRTLRERGVIETDGRRGSRVRPRPSSAPRDALRMAVPAGVRDLTEGNPDVSLLPALDGALAAAARRYAQAPTLYGQDPVAPELARLARADLDADGVPAGPLAVTSGALDGIERVLAAHLRPGDAVAVEDPGWGSVLDLVSALGLRVLPVAVDDEGPRADAVERALEAGARALVVTSRAQNPTGAAVSGARAGELRELLARHPGVLVIDDDHGHGIVDLPLHPLGGITRHWALVRSTAKAYGPDLRLAVLTGDAVTLDRVRGRQRLGPGWVSRLLQYAVVELWTSGAVDRAAVARSYGERRDALVGALRERGVAAHGRSGMNVWVPVADETDVVTRLLAAGWAVTAGARFRVEAGPGVRLTVSQLSLPEVPGLSDAVAAAVRPGATGVRYV, from the coding sequence GTGCTAGGAGACTACCGGATCACAGGGCGCCGCGCATCGGATATCGCGGCAAGCGTCGAAGCGGGCGTGGGGGAGGGCGCGCTCGCGCCCGGAGCGCTGCTGCCGCCGATGCGCGAGCTGGCCGCGGAGCTGGGGGTGAACCCCAACACCGTGGCGGCCGCGTACCGGACGCTGCGCGAGCGAGGGGTCATCGAGACCGACGGGCGGCGCGGCAGCCGGGTCCGGCCCCGTCCGTCGAGCGCACCCCGGGACGCCCTGCGGATGGCGGTGCCGGCGGGCGTACGGGACCTCACGGAGGGCAATCCGGACGTGTCGCTGCTCCCCGCGCTGGACGGGGCGCTGGCGGCGGCGGCCCGGCGGTACGCGCAGGCGCCGACGCTCTACGGGCAGGACCCGGTCGCGCCCGAGCTGGCGCGGCTGGCCCGAGCCGACCTCGACGCGGACGGCGTGCCGGCCGGGCCGCTGGCGGTGACTTCGGGCGCCCTGGACGGGATCGAACGGGTGCTGGCCGCCCACCTGCGGCCGGGGGACGCGGTCGCGGTCGAGGACCCGGGCTGGGGGAGCGTGCTGGACCTGGTGTCGGCGCTCGGCCTGCGGGTGCTGCCGGTGGCGGTGGACGACGAGGGGCCGCGCGCGGACGCGGTGGAGCGGGCCCTGGAGGCCGGGGCGCGGGCGCTCGTGGTGACCTCGCGGGCGCAGAACCCCACCGGGGCCGCGGTGAGCGGGGCGCGGGCCGGGGAGCTGCGGGAGCTGCTGGCGCGCCACCCCGGGGTGCTGGTGATCGACGACGACCACGGGCACGGCATCGTGGATCTGCCGCTGCATCCGCTGGGCGGGATCACCCGGCACTGGGCGCTGGTGCGGTCCACGGCGAAGGCGTACGGGCCGGACCTGCGGCTGGCGGTGCTGACCGGCGACGCGGTGACGCTGGACCGGGTGCGGGGCCGGCAGCGGCTGGGCCCGGGATGGGTGAGCCGGCTGCTGCAGTACGCGGTGGTCGAGCTGTGGACCTCGGGCGCGGTGGACCGGGCCGCGGTGGCCCGCTCGTACGGGGAACGGCGGGACGCGCTGGTCGGTGCGCTGCGGGAGCGGGGCGTGGCGGCGCACGGGCGGAGCGGGATGAACGTGTGGGTGCCAGTGGCCGACGAGACGGATGTGGTTACGAGGCTGCTGGCGGCGGGCTGGGCGGTGACCGCCGGGGCCCGGTTCCGCGTCGAGGCGGGACCGGGCGTGCGGCTGACGGTGTCACAGCTGTCGCTGCCGGAGGTGCCGGGCCTGTCCGACGCCGTGGCCGCGGCGGTCCGGCCGGGGGCGACGGGGGTCCGGTACGTCTGA
- a CDS encoding pyridoxamine 5'-phosphate oxidase family protein, whose protein sequence is MTASPVTSEPTTATATAYEPTDRTVPTRSRDRARYDRETVHSILDQAYICHLGFVRDGAPVVLPTLFGRVGEALYIHGSTGSRPLLAAGKADPGLPVCVTVTHVDGLVLARSAFHHSLNYRSVVVHGTAYQVTDEEECRMALDALVDHVVPGRSADSRPASAKELAATAVVRLDLTEVSAKLRTGGPNDDAEDLGLPYWAGVVPVAPAYGAPIPAADLAPGIATPDYLAAL, encoded by the coding sequence ATGACCGCCTCGCCCGTCACGTCCGAGCCGACCACCGCGACCGCGACCGCGTACGAGCCCACGGACCGTACGGTGCCGACCCGCTCCCGCGACCGGGCCCGCTACGACCGCGAGACGGTGCACTCGATACTCGACCAGGCCTACATCTGCCACCTCGGCTTCGTCCGCGACGGTGCGCCGGTGGTCCTGCCCACGCTCTTCGGCCGGGTCGGCGAGGCGCTCTACATCCACGGCTCCACCGGCTCCCGCCCGCTGCTCGCGGCGGGCAAGGCCGACCCGGGCCTGCCGGTATGCGTGACCGTGACCCACGTGGACGGCCTGGTGCTGGCCCGCTCGGCCTTCCACCACTCGCTCAACTACCGCTCGGTGGTCGTGCACGGCACCGCCTACCAGGTCACGGACGAGGAGGAGTGCCGGATGGCCCTGGACGCCCTCGTCGACCACGTGGTCCCGGGCCGCTCGGCCGACTCCCGGCCGGCCAGCGCCAAGGAGCTCGCCGCCACCGCGGTGGTCCGCCTGGACCTGACCGAGGTGTCCGCGAAGCTCCGTACGGGCGGACCGAACGACGACGCCGAGGACCTGGGCCTGCCCTACTGGGCGGGCGTGGTCCCGGTCGCCCCGGCGTACGGGGCGCCGATCCCGGCGGCCGACCTGGCCCCCGGGATCGCCACCCCGGACTACCTCGCGGCGCTCTGA
- a CDS encoding DMT family transporter: MSNHSPAAGRSLLYLVIAGAAWGTAGAAASLLFLASDLGPLALSFWRCAGGLVVLLGVLAVRRLRSGARPGLARTRPSAGSLIVTGLLFTLFQAAYFAAVRETGLAVGTVVTLGAGPVLIALGARYWMGERLGRGGVAAVAGALAGLAVLVLGSGGGEVRPLGVLWALLSAAGYAAMTLRARSLGRRGAGGDPLVTTTWSVAVGAVCLLPLAAVEGLLPHTAELGRVLWLLLYVATVPTALAYALYFTGAAAVRAATVSVIMLIEPVSAAVIAVLLLGERLTGAVVLGTVLLLTAVGALIAAERRRPADGTADEPTDGPTDEPTDEPADRSGVRSVPGPVLSGQSAAR; this comes from the coding sequence GTGTCGAACCATTCGCCCGCTGCCGGGCGCAGTCTGCTGTACCTCGTCATCGCCGGAGCCGCCTGGGGCACTGCCGGGGCGGCCGCCTCACTCCTCTTCCTCGCCAGTGACCTCGGTCCGCTCGCCCTGTCGTTCTGGCGGTGCGCGGGCGGGCTCGTGGTGCTGCTCGGGGTGCTGGCCGTACGCCGGCTCCGGTCCGGTGCCCGCCCCGGCCTCGCGCGGACGAGGCCGTCGGCCGGCTCGCTGATCGTGACCGGGCTGCTGTTCACCCTCTTCCAGGCCGCGTACTTCGCCGCCGTGCGCGAGACCGGCCTCGCGGTCGGCACCGTGGTCACCCTCGGCGCCGGGCCCGTGCTGATCGCGCTCGGGGCGCGGTACTGGATGGGCGAGCGGCTCGGCCGGGGCGGCGTGGCCGCCGTCGCGGGGGCGCTGGCCGGGCTGGCCGTGCTGGTGCTGGGCAGCGGGGGCGGTGAGGTGCGCCCGCTCGGCGTCCTCTGGGCGCTGCTGTCGGCCGCCGGATACGCGGCCATGACCCTGCGGGCGCGGTCGCTCGGGCGGCGCGGAGCAGGCGGAGATCCCCTCGTCACCACCACCTGGTCGGTCGCGGTGGGCGCGGTGTGCCTGCTGCCGCTCGCCGCCGTGGAGGGGCTGCTGCCGCACACCGCCGAACTCGGGCGGGTGCTGTGGCTGCTGCTGTACGTCGCGACCGTGCCGACGGCGCTGGCGTACGCGCTCTACTTCACCGGGGCCGCCGCCGTGCGGGCCGCCACCGTGTCCGTGATCATGCTGATCGAACCGGTGAGCGCCGCCGTGATCGCCGTCCTGCTGCTCGGTGAGCGGCTGACCGGCGCCGTCGTCCTGGGCACCGTACTGCTGCTCACGGCGGTGGGCGCGCTCATCGCGGCAGAGCGGCGGCGCCCCGCGGACGGTACCGCGGACGAGCCGACGGACGGGCCGACGGACGAGCCGACGGACGAGCCGGCGGACCGGTCCGGGGTGAGGTCCGTTCCCGGGCCCGTCCTGTCGGGTCAGAGCGCCGCGAGGTAG
- a CDS encoding EamA family transporter, which translates to MQASGKNAGLGLALVSAVAFGGSGVAAKPLIEAGLDPLHMVWLRVAGAALVLSPLAWRHRDLVLRKPALIAGFGLIAVAGVQAFYFASLSRIPVGVALLLEYLGPALLLGWIRFVQRKPVTRGAAAGAAVAVVGLACVVEIWAGLRLDLLGVLFGLCAACCQAFYFVFADQGADGDDAPDPLGVIAYGMVVGALLMTVIARPWEIDWQVLGGQAPVGGTMVPAPVLLGWVVLVATVFAYLTGVVSVRRLSPQVAGVVAFLEAVVATVLAWILLGEQLSTWQIVGGGLVLGGAFIAQSSRPAPAAPAPPAVADPAVLDRETTTA; encoded by the coding sequence ATGCAAGCGTCAGGGAAGAACGCCGGACTGGGCCTCGCCCTCGTCTCGGCGGTTGCGTTCGGTGGTTCCGGAGTGGCGGCGAAGCCGCTGATCGAGGCGGGTCTGGACCCCCTCCACATGGTCTGGCTCAGGGTGGCCGGGGCGGCGCTCGTGCTGTCTCCGCTGGCCTGGCGCCACCGTGACCTCGTACTGCGCAAACCGGCGCTGATCGCGGGCTTCGGGCTGATCGCCGTCGCCGGTGTGCAGGCCTTCTACTTCGCCTCCCTGTCCCGGATCCCGGTGGGCGTGGCCCTGCTGCTGGAGTACCTGGGCCCGGCGCTGCTGCTCGGCTGGATCCGCTTCGTGCAGCGCAAGCCCGTGACCCGGGGCGCCGCCGCCGGCGCGGCCGTGGCGGTCGTGGGCCTGGCCTGCGTGGTCGAGATCTGGGCCGGCCTGCGGCTGGACCTGCTCGGCGTGCTGTTCGGTCTGTGTGCGGCCTGCTGTCAGGCCTTCTACTTCGTCTTCGCCGACCAGGGGGCCGACGGGGACGACGCACCCGACCCGCTCGGGGTGATCGCGTACGGCATGGTCGTCGGCGCTCTCTTGATGACGGTGATCGCCCGGCCGTGGGAGATCGACTGGCAGGTCCTCGGCGGCCAGGCACCCGTGGGCGGGACGATGGTGCCCGCACCGGTGCTGCTCGGCTGGGTGGTGCTGGTCGCGACCGTCTTCGCCTACCTGACCGGCGTGGTCTCGGTGCGCAGGCTCTCGCCGCAGGTCGCGGGCGTGGTGGCCTTCCTGGAGGCGGTCGTGGCCACCGTGCTGGCCTGGATCCTGCTCGGCGAGCAGCTCTCGACCTGGCAGATCGTCGGCGGCGGTCTGGTGTTGGGCGGCGCCTTCATCGCGCAGTCCTCCAGGCCTGCCCCTGCGGCTCCGGCCCCGCCGGCCGTGGCCGACCCGGCCGTGCTGGACCGCGAGACCACGACGGCATAG
- a CDS encoding type II toxin-antitoxin system Rv0910 family toxin, with protein sequence MAEVTAESRIEASAAKLWSQLTDWDAYGQWSMTHTNFPKGGPQTLAVGSTFAENMKMMGFPAEVVWTVSELEDERLFAITGKGPMGVAVLTRYTLTPDGTATTVRIDGEFTGAAVSLMAGKLKDSATAALNESLRKLAGLVA encoded by the coding sequence ATGGCCGAAGTCACCGCGGAATCACGCATCGAGGCGTCCGCCGCGAAGCTCTGGTCCCAGCTGACGGACTGGGACGCGTACGGCCAGTGGAGCATGACCCACACCAATTTCCCGAAGGGCGGACCGCAGACCCTCGCGGTCGGCTCGACCTTCGCCGAGAACATGAAGATGATGGGCTTCCCCGCCGAGGTCGTCTGGACCGTCTCGGAGCTGGAGGACGAGCGCCTCTTCGCCATCACCGGCAAGGGCCCGATGGGCGTGGCCGTCCTGACCCGGTACACCCTGACCCCGGACGGTACGGCCACCACCGTCCGCATCGACGGCGAGTTCACCGGGGCCGCCGTCTCGCTGATGGCGGGCAAGCTCAAGGACTCGGCCACGGCCGCCCTGAACGAGTCGCTGCGCAAGCTGGCCGGCCTGGTCGCCTGA